From a region of the Acidobacteriota bacterium genome:
- a CDS encoding twin-arginine translocation signal domain-containing protein has translation MPDFSRRDFLKAATVGALTTTGLTGREAWGQTPTREVLYNGIRLGSPWPPDNRYFSPDPITPPYLADPPAVIPIDLGRQLFVDDFLIEESSLARTFHKTQYHPGNPVLRPETKWEYRDEYADRTETKPNPAAMPFSDGVFYDPADRLFKMWYMGGYSLNTCLALSNDGISWERPELDVIKGTNIVLTHPRDSSTVWLDHEDRDGGGRFKMAFYNGSAGGLLMFTSSDGVHWRQVGKSINRGDRSTFFWNPFRQVWVFSLRDDINGNERHRRYYESRDFATARWNAGEPPLWIGADHRDRWRPEYNSPPELYNLDCVAYESIVLGLFTIWHGEHKYREKPNDISVGYSRDGFHWSRPDREAFIGVSETEGDWNWANVQSAGGCCLTVGDRLYFYVSGRQGEPGTNRPGVCATGLATLRRDGFASLSDDVRTPQPVRARQSPPGSVTTRPLRFSGGNLFVNAAVTGQMRVEVLDREGRVIEPFSAAKAVPVTGDATRIPVSWQSGASLKSLAGEIVRFRFILTRGRLYSFWVSASATGASGGYVAAGGPGFRAGRDV, from the coding sequence ATGCCTGACTTTTCCCGTCGCGACTTTCTCAAAGCTGCCACCGTCGGTGCCCTGACCACGACCGGGCTCACCGGACGCGAGGCATGGGGACAGACGCCCACCCGCGAAGTGCTCTACAACGGGATTCGGCTTGGTTCGCCGTGGCCACCCGATAATCGCTACTTCTCACCCGATCCCATCACGCCGCCGTACCTGGCAGACCCGCCGGCGGTGATCCCAATCGACCTCGGCCGGCAATTATTCGTGGACGACTTCCTGATCGAGGAGTCATCGCTCGCGCGCACCTTCCACAAAACCCAGTATCACCCGGGCAACCCCGTGTTGCGGCCAGAGACCAAGTGGGAGTATCGCGACGAATACGCCGACCGCACTGAGACCAAGCCCAACCCGGCGGCTATGCCGTTCAGCGACGGCGTGTTCTACGACCCGGCCGATCGGCTGTTCAAGATGTGGTACATGGGCGGCTACAGCCTGAACACCTGCCTGGCGCTGTCGAACGACGGCATCTCCTGGGAGCGTCCCGAGCTCGACGTCATCAAGGGCACGAACATCGTCTTGACCCATCCCCGTGATTCGAGCACGGTGTGGCTGGACCACGAGGATCGCGACGGCGGCGGGCGCTTCAAGATGGCGTTCTACAACGGCAGCGCGGGCGGGCTGCTGATGTTTACCTCTAGTGATGGCGTGCACTGGCGCCAGGTGGGCAAGTCGATCAACCGCGGCGATCGCTCGACGTTCTTCTGGAACCCCTTCAGGCAGGTCTGGGTCTTCAGCTTGCGCGACGATATCAACGGCAACGAGCGTCATCGTCGTTATTACGAGAGCCGCGATTTTGCCACGGCGCGGTGGAACGCCGGCGAACCGCCGCTGTGGATCGGCGCCGATCATCGCGATCGATGGCGGCCGGAATACAACTCGCCGCCCGAGTTGTACAACCTCGATTGCGTCGCCTACGAGAGCATCGTGCTCGGGCTCTTCACCATCTGGCACGGCGAACACAAGTATCGCGAGAAGCCCAACGACATCAGCGTCGGCTACAGCCGCGACGGCTTCCATTGGTCGCGGCCGGACCGCGAAGCCTTTATTGGTGTGTCGGAAACCGAGGGCGACTGGAACTGGGCCAACGTGCAATCGGCCGGCGGCTGTTGCCTGACCGTTGGCGACCGCCTCTACTTCTACGTCAGCGGACGCCAGGGCGAGCCCGGCACCAATCGGCCCGGCGTATGCGCCACCGGCCTGGCGACCTTGCGCCGCGACGGCTTCGCCTCGCTCAGCGACGATGTCAGGACGCCGCAACCGGTGCGGGCGCGCCAGTCGCCCCCGGGCAGCGTGACCACGCGGCCGCTCCGCTTCTCGGGCGGGAACCTCTTCGTGAATGCCGCGGTCACCGGCCAAATGCGCGTGGAAGTGCTGGACCGGGAGGGCCGCGTGATCGAGCCATTCTCCGCAGCCAAGGCGGTTCCGGTCACTGGCGATGCGACCCGGATTCCGGTGTCGTGGCAATCGGGCGCGTCGCTGAAATCGCTCGCGGGCGAGATCGTCCGCTTCCGGTTTATCCTGACGCGCGGACGGCTGTATTCTTTCTGGGTGAGCGCCTCGGCCACCGGTGCCAGTGGCGGGTATGTCGCGGCCGGCGGCCCCGGCTTCCGCGCCGGCCGTGACGTGTGA
- a CDS encoding glycosyl transferase, with protein sequence MIEALWRPFLLAFGTSLVLVPACRWASMRLGYVAKPREDRWHKKPVALFGGVAIGLSLLAATLVFGIAWELPVLLICTMLIFLTGVVDDVLHLKPSTKLIAQISLASTLLFFNYRLNWFESMTLDAIFTLVWVVGLTNAFNLLDNMDGLCAGVSLIAGVALIAGLLQALSPGAPVPPEVRYLAILCGATAGFLVYNVHPASIFMGDGGSLLLGFSFAAATLSTGADSLARPDVISIIAAPVLVLMIPIFDTTLVTVSRILAGRSAAQGGRDHSSHRLVAIGLSERQAVAVLWLLAAAGGAIGIRLDYFNQGAAALSAGAFVLAMALFAVYLFSIRVYEEGDTRVEQGVLTPLLVELVYKRRVAEVVLDFGLVSACYYAAYRLRFEDPEDFMKNFQNFTASFPLIVAVQMIAFFVVGLYRGVWRHFGLADTLVITRGVVFGAMATQIIILYAYRFFSYSRSVFAIYAILLLLAVTLSRASFRLVGEFFQRQRQTGRRVAIYGTEDGGTLALSQLAQHGDEALRVLGFIDEDPRRAGTRIGGYPVLGNFAALSLLVSTRSVDLVIIASPQVSPERLHNLQTICREHAVSLTRIHVALEEIISEESARPATAATVVPFSPKAQK encoded by the coding sequence ATGATCGAAGCTCTCTGGCGTCCGTTCCTGCTTGCCTTCGGAACGTCGCTGGTCCTCGTCCCGGCCTGCCGGTGGGCCTCGATGCGGCTGGGCTACGTGGCCAAACCGCGCGAGGACCGCTGGCACAAGAAGCCCGTCGCGCTGTTCGGCGGCGTCGCCATCGGCCTTTCCCTGCTCGCCGCGACCCTGGTGTTCGGCATCGCCTGGGAACTGCCGGTCCTGTTGATCTGCACCATGCTGATCTTCCTGACCGGGGTCGTGGACGATGTGCTGCACCTCAAGCCATCGACGAAGCTCATTGCCCAGATCTCGTTGGCGTCGACGCTGCTGTTCTTCAATTACCGGTTGAACTGGTTCGAGTCGATGACCCTCGACGCCATTTTCACGCTGGTGTGGGTCGTGGGTCTGACCAACGCGTTCAACCTGCTCGACAACATGGACGGGCTGTGCGCCGGGGTGTCGTTGATTGCGGGCGTCGCGTTGATTGCCGGTCTCCTGCAGGCGCTGTCGCCTGGCGCGCCGGTGCCTCCTGAAGTCCGTTATCTCGCGATCCTGTGCGGCGCCACGGCCGGCTTCCTGGTCTATAACGTCCACCCCGCGTCGATCTTCATGGGGGATGGCGGCAGCCTCCTTCTCGGCTTCAGCTTCGCTGCGGCGACACTGTCGACCGGGGCCGATTCCTTGGCGCGTCCCGACGTCATTTCGATTATCGCGGCGCCCGTGCTGGTGCTGATGATCCCCATCTTCGACACCACCCTGGTGACCGTGTCCCGCATCCTCGCGGGCCGCTCGGCCGCGCAAGGCGGCCGCGACCACTCGTCGCATCGGCTGGTGGCGATTGGCCTGAGCGAGCGCCAGGCCGTCGCGGTGTTGTGGCTGCTGGCGGCGGCCGGCGGGGCAATTGGCATTCGGTTGGACTACTTCAACCAGGGGGCCGCCGCCCTGTCGGCGGGCGCGTTCGTGCTGGCCATGGCGCTCTTTGCCGTCTACCTGTTCAGCATCCGGGTCTACGAAGAGGGTGACACCCGAGTTGAACAGGGTGTGTTGACGCCGTTGCTCGTGGAGTTGGTCTACAAACGCCGGGTGGCTGAGGTGGTGCTCGACTTCGGCCTGGTGTCGGCGTGCTACTACGCGGCCTATCGCTTGCGCTTCGAAGATCCGGAAGACTTCATGAAGAACTTCCAGAACTTCACCGCCTCGTTTCCGTTGATCGTCGCGGTCCAGATGATTGCGTTCTTCGTGGTCGGACTCTATCGCGGCGTCTGGCGGCATTTCGGGTTGGCCGACACGCTGGTGATCACGCGTGGCGTCGTGTTTGGCGCCATGGCCACGCAGATCATCATCCTCTACGCCTATCGCTTCTTCAGCTACTCGCGGTCAGTGTTTGCCATCTACGCCATCCTGTTGTTGCTGGCGGTCACACTCTCGCGAGCGTCGTTCCGTCTGGTTGGCGAGTTCTTCCAGCGGCAGCGGCAGACCGGCCGGCGGGTGGCGATCTACGGCACGGAAGACGGCGGGACGCTGGCGCTGTCCCAGTTGGCGCAACACGGCGATGAGGCGCTGCGCGTCCTGGGCTTCATCGACGAGGATCCGCGTCGAGCCGGCACTCGCATCGGTGGCTATCCGGTGTTGGGGAACTTCGCGGCGCTCTCGTTGCTGGTCAGCACGCGCTCGGTTGACCTGGTGATCATCGCCAGCCCGCAGGTGTCACCCGAGCGCCTGCACAACCTGCAGACGATCTGCCGCGAACACGCCGTCAGCCTAACCCGCATTCACGTCGCCCTCGAAGAGATCATCTCCGAAGAATCTGCCCGCCCGGCGACGGCCGCCACCGTCGTGCCGTTCTCTCCCAAAGCCCAGAAATAA
- the asnB gene encoding asparagine synthase (glutamine-hydrolyzing) produces MCGICGELRFDGAPVNPGALEAMRDRIAHRGPDHADRYVAPDGQAGLGFRRLQIIDLSAPANQPMPNEDGSVRVVFNGEIYNYLDLREGLVARGHSFRSHSDTETIVHLYEERGADCIAGLDGMFAVAIWDERQGRLLLARDRAGKKPLFYHHDGRRILFASEIKSFFGHPDFQGEIDREAVAPYFLYGYVPGPATFYRGVRQVEPGQVVTIDRDGGLSSRRYWTLTYPPAAEVARTAPDRAVATARVRELVTAAVKRRLMSDVPLGAFLSGGIDSTVIVGVMRQLGVAPLKTFSIGFEGDEAYDETPVARRIAQGFGTDHTEFRVRPSALDLLDRLIWHHDGAFGDSSAIPTYLVAKLTRAHVTVALTGDGGDEVFAGYMRFRAALTANQIPGPLRAPLAALLSQIPGGANERHWRSRLARFGRALGMPLHERVTRWNSYFYDDLEALLGRAPHSIDRLQHLQGVRDGMAGRSPLSQLLLANFSSYLPDDLLPKVDRCAMANSLETRAPFLDRELMEYVATLPDGFKLDGARSKAILRDAFADLIPAEVDRRPKSGFGVPLDAWFRGELKGYVHDLLLSPQARYRDYLDATVVRTTVERHDAGRANEGQRLWALITFERWLQLLPSFLRGTMPPTTT; encoded by the coding sequence ATGTGCGGCATTTGCGGAGAGTTGAGATTTGACGGCGCGCCCGTGAACCCGGGTGCTCTCGAGGCCATGCGCGATCGCATTGCCCATCGCGGTCCTGACCACGCTGACCGGTATGTGGCGCCCGACGGACAGGCCGGCCTCGGCTTCCGGCGCCTCCAGATCATCGACCTCAGCGCCCCGGCCAACCAGCCCATGCCGAACGAAGACGGCTCGGTGCGGGTGGTGTTCAACGGCGAGATCTACAACTACCTGGACTTGCGCGAAGGCCTGGTCGCGCGCGGCCACAGCTTCCGCTCCCACTCCGACACCGAGACCATCGTTCACCTCTACGAAGAACGCGGTGCCGACTGCATTGCCGGGCTCGACGGCATGTTCGCCGTCGCGATCTGGGACGAGCGCCAAGGTCGCCTCCTCCTGGCCCGCGACCGCGCCGGCAAGAAGCCGCTGTTTTACCACCACGACGGCCGGCGAATCCTGTTCGCATCGGAAATCAAGTCCTTCTTCGGTCATCCGGACTTCCAGGGCGAGATCGACCGCGAGGCTGTCGCCCCATACTTTCTCTACGGCTACGTCCCTGGGCCGGCGACGTTCTATCGTGGCGTCCGGCAGGTCGAGCCGGGGCAGGTCGTGACCATCGACCGTGACGGTGGCCTGTCGTCCCGCCGGTACTGGACATTGACCTACCCTCCCGCCGCCGAGGTCGCCCGCACGGCGCCCGATCGCGCGGTGGCCACGGCGCGCGTGCGCGAGCTGGTGACTGCCGCGGTGAAGCGCCGGCTGATGAGCGACGTGCCGCTCGGCGCGTTCCTCAGCGGTGGCATCGATTCGACCGTGATCGTCGGCGTGATGCGCCAGCTTGGCGTGGCGCCGCTCAAGACCTTCAGCATTGGATTTGAGGGCGACGAGGCGTACGACGAGACGCCGGTGGCGCGCCGCATCGCGCAGGGGTTCGGGACGGACCACACCGAGTTTCGCGTCCGCCCGTCGGCCCTCGATCTGCTGGACCGCCTGATCTGGCATCACGATGGCGCCTTCGGTGACTCGTCCGCGATTCCGACCTACCTGGTCGCCAAGCTCACGCGCGCACATGTCACGGTGGCGTTGACCGGTGACGGTGGTGACGAGGTGTTCGCGGGCTACATGCGGTTTCGTGCGGCACTGACGGCGAACCAGATTCCGGGTCCGCTGCGTGCGCCGCTGGCGGCGCTGTTGTCGCAGATTCCTGGTGGTGCCAACGAGCGGCATTGGCGTTCACGGTTAGCGCGGTTTGGTCGCGCCCTCGGGATGCCGCTGCACGAGCGGGTCACTCGCTGGAACAGTTATTTCTACGACGATCTCGAAGCCTTGTTGGGCAGGGCGCCGCACTCGATCGATCGACTGCAGCACCTGCAAGGGGTCAGGGACGGCATGGCCGGCCGCTCGCCGCTCAGTCAGCTGTTGCTGGCGAACTTCTCGTCGTATTTGCCAGACGACCTGCTGCCCAAAGTCGATCGCTGCGCGATGGCCAACTCGCTCGAGACCCGCGCCCCGTTCCTCGACCGCGAGTTGATGGAATACGTTGCGACCCTGCCCGACGGGTTCAAGCTCGACGGCGCACGGTCAAAGGCCATCCTGCGCGATGCGTTTGCCGACCTGATTCCGGCCGAGGTCGATCGCCGGCCCAAGTCCGGCTTCGGCGTGCCGCTCGACGCCTGGTTCCGCGGCGAGCTCAAGGGTTACGTTCACGACCTGCTGCTGTCGCCGCAGGCGCGCTATCGCGACTATCTAGACGCGACCGTGGTGCGAACCACCGTCGAACGCCACGATGCCGGCCGCGCCAACGAAGGCCAGCGGCTGTGGGCGCTCATCACCTTCGAGCGCTGGCTCCAGTTGCTCCCGTCATTCCTTCGGGGTACCATGCCCCCGACCACTACATGA
- a CDS encoding GDSL-type esterase/lipase family protein has product MARLAVNPKVRRLLLLSLPAVVVSAIVFAILIEAWVRWSWDDKKGTPGFFVSDPVRGLRLGENYQGWFAGVPVRTNSLGFRATREYDLRKGPNTFRILMLGDSVTFGHGAVHDYPSLLEGMLEQWQPETDWQVWNLAVPGYNTSQELAQLRELGPAYQPDLVIVGFYINDIIGNEPPATPGMGRRAASGAMAFLQRHWYSVEFYKRVVLTAAWRLSGSEASRLRFENLESEERMQASTERLAESARQQITPFTRFTDAEVAARPCPDGMKPSAEDLAEIQARPDWPSFVEAVREFQELNRQGAYKVMFFLNLIPPVCPDGDFFYDGKAIEHDYFLQLFSVGTPAVSAYPAFMRVKPSEMPLAEAHAIGNANQLKAEVLFEHLKQTLPQD; this is encoded by the coding sequence GTGGCGCGGCTGGCTGTGAACCCGAAGGTGCGCCGGTTGCTGCTGCTCAGCCTGCCGGCCGTGGTGGTCAGCGCGATCGTGTTCGCGATCCTGATCGAGGCGTGGGTCCGCTGGTCGTGGGACGACAAGAAGGGCACGCCCGGTTTCTTCGTTTCTGACCCGGTGCGTGGACTGCGGCTGGGCGAAAATTACCAAGGCTGGTTTGCCGGCGTGCCGGTGCGCACCAACAGCCTGGGCTTCCGCGCGACGCGCGAGTACGACCTGCGGAAGGGCCCCAACACGTTCCGCATCCTGATGCTCGGCGATTCGGTCACGTTCGGCCACGGCGCCGTGCACGACTACCCATCGCTGCTGGAGGGCATGCTCGAGCAGTGGCAGCCCGAAACCGACTGGCAGGTGTGGAACCTCGCCGTGCCCGGCTACAACACCAGCCAGGAGCTGGCGCAGTTGCGCGAGCTCGGCCCCGCCTATCAACCCGACCTGGTGATCGTCGGTTTCTACATTAACGACATCATCGGCAACGAGCCCCCGGCGACGCCGGGGATGGGCCGGCGCGCCGCGAGCGGCGCCATGGCGTTCCTGCAGCGCCACTGGTACTCGGTGGAGTTCTACAAGCGCGTGGTGCTCACCGCGGCCTGGCGCCTGTCGGGCAGCGAAGCCTCGCGCCTGCGCTTCGAGAACCTCGAGAGCGAAGAGCGGATGCAGGCCAGTACCGAGAGGCTGGCCGAGTCGGCTCGTCAACAGATCACGCCGTTCACGCGCTTCACCGACGCCGAAGTAGCCGCGCGACCGTGCCCCGACGGCATGAAGCCGAGTGCCGAGGACCTTGCGGAAATACAGGCTCGACCTGATTGGCCTTCGTTCGTCGAGGCCGTGCGAGAGTTCCAGGAGCTGAACCGGCAAGGCGCCTACAAGGTGATGTTCTTCCTGAACCTGATCCCACCAGTCTGCCCCGATGGCGACTTCTTCTACGACGGCAAGGCGATCGAACACGACTACTTTTTGCAGTTGTTCAGCGTCGGCACGCCGGCGGTGAGCGCCTACCCGGCGTTCATGCGCGTCAAGCCGTCCGAGATGCCGCTGGCCGAGGCGCATGCCATCGGCAACGCCAACCAGTTGAAGGCCGAAGTGCTGTTCGAACACTTGAAGCAGACGCTTCCCCAGGACTGA
- a CDS encoding ElyC/SanA/YdcF family protein → MDRRPDILCISSIDWDFIWQGHQEIMSRLAADGHRVLFIENTGVRRPSVRDISRVRKRAMNWWKGTKGFRQERPNLFLHSPMVLPLPYSRVARWVNKHIMLRSLSRWMRATGFAQPIVWTFLPTPLARDLIQNIDPALTIYYCIDDLASSSPEARRITASEDQLLREADLVFVTSEKLRQRAAQLSERVHLFPFGVSLEAFDRVREAGSGVPDDLKALPRPVAGYVGGLHQWVDQELLVATARRLPHVSFALVGPPQVDVSALEREPNIHLFGQRAHAELPRYVQGFDVGLVPYRITDYTANVYPTKLNEYLVMGVPVVATDLVEIRRFNQEHGELVQVAPDADAFAKATSSAIDAPRVEDRPRRVAVARSNGWDRRIQAMWTLIDEAVTRRDTGGKGWEERLRRMYTAARRRTVEGLVAVAVVYALVFYTPLLWWAASPLQKSDPPQPADAIVVFAGGVGESGKAGGGHLERLKQAVDLYKAGYAPSLILSSGYVFSFKEAEVMRALAIDQGVPADRILLEEQATNTRENVTFTNNILRERQWTRILLVSSPYHMRRATMVWHKAAPDVTVIPTPPFSSQFYEHGVGASLEQVRGIVWEYAAVVSYWWRGWL, encoded by the coding sequence ATGGACCGCCGCCCAGACATCCTCTGCATCTCCTCAATCGACTGGGATTTCATCTGGCAAGGCCACCAGGAGATCATGTCGCGGCTCGCCGCCGACGGCCACCGGGTGCTGTTCATCGAGAACACCGGCGTGCGGCGGCCCTCGGTCAGGGACATCTCACGCGTCCGCAAGCGGGCCATGAACTGGTGGAAGGGGACCAAGGGCTTCAGGCAAGAGCGGCCCAATCTGTTCCTGCATTCGCCAATGGTGCTGCCGCTGCCGTACTCGCGGGTGGCCCGGTGGGTCAACAAGCACATCATGCTGCGCAGCCTGTCGCGCTGGATGAGGGCGACCGGTTTTGCGCAGCCGATCGTCTGGACGTTCTTGCCGACGCCCCTGGCCCGCGACCTCATTCAGAACATCGATCCGGCGCTCACCATTTACTACTGCATCGACGACCTGGCCTCGAGTTCCCCGGAGGCCCGGCGCATCACCGCGAGCGAAGACCAGCTGCTGCGCGAGGCCGACCTGGTGTTCGTCACTTCCGAGAAGCTCCGGCAGCGAGCCGCGCAGCTCAGCGAGCGGGTGCACCTGTTTCCGTTCGGGGTCAGCCTCGAGGCGTTCGACCGCGTCCGCGAGGCCGGCAGCGGGGTGCCCGACGATCTCAAGGCGTTGCCCAGGCCAGTCGCCGGCTATGTCGGCGGCTTGCACCAGTGGGTGGACCAGGAGCTGCTGGTGGCGACCGCCAGGCGGTTGCCGCACGTCTCGTTCGCGCTGGTGGGACCGCCGCAAGTGGATGTCTCGGCGCTCGAGCGCGAGCCCAATATTCATCTCTTCGGCCAGCGTGCCCATGCGGAGCTGCCGCGCTACGTGCAGGGGTTCGATGTCGGCCTGGTGCCGTACCGCATTACCGATTACACGGCCAACGTCTATCCAACCAAGTTGAACGAATACCTGGTGATGGGCGTGCCGGTGGTGGCCACCGACCTCGTCGAGATCCGCCGCTTCAACCAGGAGCATGGCGAGCTGGTGCAGGTGGCGCCAGACGCCGATGCCTTTGCGAAGGCGACCTCGTCGGCGATTGATGCCCCCCGCGTGGAGGACCGTCCCAGGCGCGTGGCCGTGGCGCGCTCGAACGGCTGGGACCGCCGCATCCAGGCGATGTGGACGCTGATCGATGAGGCCGTCACCCGGCGCGACACCGGTGGCAAGGGCTGGGAAGAACGCCTGCGCCGGATGTACACCGCTGCGCGGCGCCGGACGGTCGAAGGACTCGTGGCAGTGGCGGTGGTATACGCGCTGGTGTTCTACACGCCCCTGTTGTGGTGGGCGGCGAGCCCGTTGCAGAAGTCCGATCCACCGCAACCAGCCGATGCGATCGTGGTGTTTGCCGGCGGCGTCGGCGAGTCCGGCAAGGCCGGCGGCGGTCACCTGGAACGGCTCAAGCAGGCCGTGGACCTCTACAAGGCGGGCTACGCTCCATCACTGATTCTCTCCTCGGGTTACGTCTTCAGCTTCAAGGAAGCCGAGGTGATGCGGGCGCTGGCGATCGATCAGGGCGTGCCGGCCGACCGCATCCTGCTCGAGGAGCAGGCGACCAATACCCGCGAGAACGTGACCTTCACCAATAACATCCTGCGCGAACGCCAATGGACGCGCATCCTGTTGGTCAGTTCGCCGTACCACATGCGGCGAGCCACCATGGTGTGGCACAAGGCGGCGCCTGACGTCACCGTGATCCCGACGCCGCCTTTCAGCAGCCAGTTCTACGAGCACGGCGTGGGCGCCAGCCTCGAACAGGTGCGCGGCATCGTCTGGGAATACGCCGCCGTCGTGTCGTACTGGTGGCGCGGCTGGCTGTGA
- a CDS encoding glycosyltransferase family 4 protein, which produces MTRPASRRPSVLMVTGAYFPELSGGGLQCRTMIHALREWLDFSVLTTCTDAALPVDQAVEGTPVTRIHVDVSRPMTKVTAAWRTVKFFLSRRATFDAVHLHGFSQKSVLVILLARLLGKKVIITIHTAGTDEPEGVRRLGRLAYWCYSQADRFLAISEAMARNYRAAGLPESRLRVVPNGVDTDRFRPAEAGERDGCCRELGLDPSFKWVAFVGFFSRDKNPDLLFDAWLALPPAMREGTGLAFAGATESKYHEVDPTLAQRIRTDASRLGLLERVRFLGELPGVERLYRAADVLAMPSTREAFGMVLVEAMASGLPVVATHIPGVTDTIVEDGVTGLLVPARDCSALAVALARVLADRSWASAVGTRARTSVAARYGLAPSAARWREIYAQALHS; this is translated from the coding sequence ATGACCAGGCCAGCCTCGCGACGCCCCTCGGTGCTGATGGTAACCGGCGCGTACTTTCCAGAGTTGAGCGGTGGCGGGCTGCAGTGCCGGACGATGATCCACGCCCTCAGGGAGTGGCTCGACTTCTCGGTGCTGACCACGTGCACTGATGCGGCACTGCCGGTGGATCAGGCTGTCGAGGGGACACCGGTCACGCGAATCCATGTCGATGTCAGCCGCCCGATGACCAAAGTCACGGCGGCCTGGCGGACGGTCAAGTTCTTCCTGAGCCGTCGCGCGACGTTCGACGCCGTGCACCTCCACGGGTTCTCGCAGAAGTCGGTTCTTGTGATCCTGCTGGCCAGGTTGCTTGGCAAGAAGGTCATCATCACCATTCACACGGCCGGCACGGACGAGCCCGAGGGTGTGCGGCGATTGGGCCGCCTGGCGTACTGGTGCTATTCGCAGGCCGACCGCTTCCTGGCAATCAGCGAAGCGATGGCGCGCAACTATCGTGCGGCCGGCTTGCCGGAGTCGCGCTTGCGCGTCGTGCCTAACGGCGTTGACACGGATCGGTTCCGTCCAGCGGAGGCTGGTGAACGCGACGGCTGTTGCCGGGAGCTCGGCCTGGACCCCTCGTTCAAGTGGGTGGCCTTCGTCGGTTTCTTCTCGCGTGACAAGAACCCGGATCTGTTGTTCGATGCGTGGCTGGCCCTGCCACCCGCGATGCGTGAGGGTACTGGGCTGGCCTTCGCGGGTGCAACCGAGTCGAAGTACCACGAGGTCGACCCCACGCTCGCTCAGCGGATTCGCACCGATGCGTCGCGGCTCGGGCTGTTGGAACGCGTGCGCTTCCTGGGCGAACTGCCCGGCGTCGAGCGCCTGTACCGCGCGGCCGACGTGCTGGCGATGCCGTCCACGCGCGAGGCGTTTGGCATGGTGTTGGTCGAGGCCATGGCCTCGGGCCTGCCGGTCGTGGCGACCCACATCCCCGGCGTCACCGACACCATCGTCGAAGATGGCGTCACGGGCCTGCTGGTTCCGGCTCGCGACTGCAGTGCCTTGGCAGTGGCACTCGCACGGGTCCTGGCCGACCGCTCGTGGGCGTCTGCGGTGGGGACCCGGGCCCGGACTTCGGTCGCGGCGCGCTATGGCTTGGCGCCGAGCGCGGCTCGTTGGCGCGAGATCTACGCGCAAGCATTACACTCGTAG